The Trichosurus vulpecula isolate mTriVul1 chromosome 4, mTriVul1.pri, whole genome shotgun sequence genome contains a region encoding:
- the LOC118848175 gene encoding casein kinase I-like gives MAMASKKTPKSAELIFGGKYKLMKKIGAGSFGKIYLAVNVSNGEEVAVKLESQKARSPRLLHESKLYKALQGGVGIPHIRWYGRDKGYNVLVMDLLGPSLEDLFNFCSRKFTMKTVLMLADQMISRVEYVHLKNFIHRDIKPDNFLMGTGRHANKLFLIDFGLAKKYRDTKTKQHIPYREDKNLTGTARYASINAHLGIEQSRGDDMESLGYVLMYFNRTSLPWQGLNAATKKQKYEKISEKKLSTSVESLCRGFPAEFAMYLNYCRALRFEEAPDYLYLKQLFRALFKTLNHQYDYTFDWTAIKQNVAQPVATSSGQGQ, from the coding sequence ATGGCTATGGCTAGCAAGAAAACCCCCAAGAGCGCAGAATTAATTTTCGGAGGGAAATACAAGCTTATGAAGAAGATCGGGGCTGGCTCCTTCGGGAAAATCTACCTGGCGGTCAACGTCTCCAACGGCGAGGAGGTGGCGGTGAAGCTGGAGTCGCAGAAGGCCCGGTCGCCCCGGCTCCTGCATGAGAGCAAGCTCTACAAGGCCCTTCAGGGTGGGGTGGGCATCCCCCACATCCGCTGGTACGGCAGGGATAAAGGCTACAATGTGCTTGTCATGGACCTCCTGGGCCCCAGCCTCGAAGACCTCTTCAATTTCTGCTCCCGCAAGTTCACCATGAAAACTGTGCTCATGTTGGCCGACCAGATGATCAGTAGAGTCGAATATGTGCACCTCAAGAACTTCATCCACAGGGACATCAAGCCAGATAACTTCCTCATGGGGACAGGCCGTCATGCCAATAAGTTATTCCTTATTGACTTTGGTTTGGCCAAAAAGTACCGAGACACCAAAACCAAGCAACATATCCCCTACAGAGAAGATAAAAATCTCACCGGCACTGCCAGGTATGCCAGCATCAATGCACACCTCGGCATTGAGCAGAGCCGTGGGGATGACATGGAGTCCCTAGGGTACGTGCTCATGTATTTTAATAGAACCAGCCTTCCCTGGCAAGGACTCAATGCtgcaacaaagaaacaaaagtatgAAAAGATAAGCGAGAAAAAGTTGTCCACTTCTGTTGAGAGTTTGTGTAGGGGGTTCCCAGCAGAATTTGCTATGTATCTCAACTATTGCAGGGCCCTACGATTTGAAGAAGCACCAGATTATTTGTACCTCAAGCAACTATTCCGAGCCCTTTTCAAGACTCTGAACCACCAGTACGACTATACATTTGACTGGACAGCAATAAAACAGAATGTGGCCCAGCCAGTAGCCACTTCCAGTGGGCAGGGTCAGTAG